From Caloenas nicobarica isolate bCalNic1 chromosome 18, bCalNic1.hap1, whole genome shotgun sequence, a single genomic window includes:
- the TMEM220 gene encoding transmembrane protein 220 isoform X5 encodes MADGQPAGRLWRLCNLLMAAFFGLAAAVQVNDPDAGLWTVVYLVPSALTLLVSINPSITDHGVWRSLCDLHSAGCIVGTIALACSLFAYAQRNILHEEEGRELFGLVIITIWMSLCRSSAKSPLAGVRLTAAVVVTLFPFVSWLYIYINKEMRASWPTHCKTVI; translated from the exons ATGGCGGACGGGCAGCCGGCGGGGCGGCTGTGGCGCCTTTGCAACCTCCTCATGGCCGCTTTCTTCGGGCTGGCGGCCGCCGTGCAG GTGAACGACCCCGACGCCGGGCTGTGGACG GTTGTCTACTTAGTGCCATCTGCCCTGACACTGCTCGTCAGCATTAACCCTTCGATAACAG atcaTGGTGTCTGGAGGAGCCTGTGTGACCTTCATTCTGCTGGTTGTATTGTCGGGACCATTGCCTTGGCTTGCTCTTTGTTTGCTTATGCTCAACGGAACATTTTGCATGAAGAGGAAGGCAG aGAGTTGTTTGGTCTGGTGATTATTACAATATGGATGAGTCTTTGTCGCAGTTCAGCAAA GAGTCCACTGGCTGGAGTTCGCTTGACTGCTGCCGTCGTGGTCACCCTCTTCCCCTTTGTTTCATGGTTGTACATTTATATCAACAAAGAGATGCGAGCATCTTGGCCAACGCACTGTAAAACAGTGATTTAA
- the TMEM220 gene encoding transmembrane protein 220 isoform X1 — translation MADGQPAGRLWRLCNLLMAAFFGLAAAVQVNDPDAGLWTVVYLVPSALTLLVSINPSITDHGVWRSLCDLHSAGCIVGTIALACSLFAYAQRNILHEEEGSRCLHSVEVKRWLIPRPFRVWNTGMLLCSVLRREMCCGIELFGLVIITIWMSLCRSSAKCVLKTATSRCGHDHNSTCLRISVPESRTHRALPLTVSVFQRYQSWRGKLRRVTGHTSWQGQSQNRPSGSTATCVRSFHLRASPLSAAAG, via the exons ATGGCGGACGGGCAGCCGGCGGGGCGGCTGTGGCGCCTTTGCAACCTCCTCATGGCCGCTTTCTTCGGGCTGGCGGCCGCCGTGCAG GTGAACGACCCCGACGCCGGGCTGTGGACG GTTGTCTACTTAGTGCCATCTGCCCTGACACTGCTCGTCAGCATTAACCCTTCGATAACAG atcaTGGTGTCTGGAGGAGCCTGTGTGACCTTCATTCTGCTGGTTGTATTGTCGGGACCATTGCCTTGGCTTGCTCTTTGTTTGCTTATGCTCAACGGAACATTTTGCATGAAGAGGAAGGCAG CAGGTGCTTGCACAGTGTTGAGGTGAAGCGCTGGCTGATACCGCGGCCGTTCAGGGTCTGGAAcactgggatgctgctgtgctCTGTTTTAAGGAGGGAAATGTGCTGTGGAAT aGAGTTGTTTGGTCTGGTGATTATTACAATATGGATGAGTCTTTGTCGCAGTTCAGCAAA ATGCGTGCTCAAGACTGCCACCAGCAGATGTGGTCACGATCACAACTCTACTTGTCTCAGAATTTCTGTTCCCGAAAGCAGAACCCACCGAGCATTGCCACTGACAGTGAGCGTGTTCCAGCGCTACCAGTCCTGGAGAGGGAAGCTCAGGCGAGTCACTGGGCACACGAGCTGGCAGGGACAGAGCCAGAACAGGCCCAGTGGCAGCACAGCAACATGCGTTAGATCCTTCCACCTCAGGGCTTCGCCGCTCAGCGCTGCTGCAGGCTGA
- the TMEM220 gene encoding transmembrane protein 220 isoform X2, with product MADGQPAGRLWRLCNLLMAAFFGLAAAVQVNDPDAGLWTVVYLVPSALTLLVSINPSITDHGVWRSLCDLHSAGCIVGTIALACSLFAYAQRNILHEEEGRCLHSVEVKRWLIPRPFRVWNTGMLLCSVLRREMCCGIELFGLVIITIWMSLCRSSAKCVLKTATSRCGHDHNSTCLRISVPESRTHRALPLTVSVFQRYQSWRGKLRRVTGHTSWQGQSQNRPSGSTATCVRSFHLRASPLSAAAG from the exons ATGGCGGACGGGCAGCCGGCGGGGCGGCTGTGGCGCCTTTGCAACCTCCTCATGGCCGCTTTCTTCGGGCTGGCGGCCGCCGTGCAG GTGAACGACCCCGACGCCGGGCTGTGGACG GTTGTCTACTTAGTGCCATCTGCCCTGACACTGCTCGTCAGCATTAACCCTTCGATAACAG atcaTGGTGTCTGGAGGAGCCTGTGTGACCTTCATTCTGCTGGTTGTATTGTCGGGACCATTGCCTTGGCTTGCTCTTTGTTTGCTTATGCTCAACGGAACATTTTGCATGAAGAGGAAGGCAG GTGCTTGCACAGTGTTGAGGTGAAGCGCTGGCTGATACCGCGGCCGTTCAGGGTCTGGAAcactgggatgctgctgtgctCTGTTTTAAGGAGGGAAATGTGCTGTGGAAT aGAGTTGTTTGGTCTGGTGATTATTACAATATGGATGAGTCTTTGTCGCAGTTCAGCAAA ATGCGTGCTCAAGACTGCCACCAGCAGATGTGGTCACGATCACAACTCTACTTGTCTCAGAATTTCTGTTCCCGAAAGCAGAACCCACCGAGCATTGCCACTGACAGTGAGCGTGTTCCAGCGCTACCAGTCCTGGAGAGGGAAGCTCAGGCGAGTCACTGGGCACACGAGCTGGCAGGGACAGAGCCAGAACAGGCCCAGTGGCAGCACAGCAACATGCGTTAGATCCTTCCACCTCAGGGCTTCGCCGCTCAGCGCTGCTGCAGGCTGA
- the TMEM220 gene encoding transmembrane protein 220 isoform X3: MADGQPAGRLWRLCNLLMAAFFGLAAAVQVNDPDAGLWTVVYLVPSALTLLVSINPSITDHGVWRSLCDLHSAGCIVGTIALACSLFAYAQRNILHEEEGRELFGLVIITIWMSLCRSSAKCVLKTATSRCGHDHNSTCLRISVPESRTHRALPLTVSVFQRYQSWRGKLRRVTGHTSWQGQSQNRPSGSTATCVRSFHLRASPLSAAAG; this comes from the exons ATGGCGGACGGGCAGCCGGCGGGGCGGCTGTGGCGCCTTTGCAACCTCCTCATGGCCGCTTTCTTCGGGCTGGCGGCCGCCGTGCAG GTGAACGACCCCGACGCCGGGCTGTGGACG GTTGTCTACTTAGTGCCATCTGCCCTGACACTGCTCGTCAGCATTAACCCTTCGATAACAG atcaTGGTGTCTGGAGGAGCCTGTGTGACCTTCATTCTGCTGGTTGTATTGTCGGGACCATTGCCTTGGCTTGCTCTTTGTTTGCTTATGCTCAACGGAACATTTTGCATGAAGAGGAAGGCAG aGAGTTGTTTGGTCTGGTGATTATTACAATATGGATGAGTCTTTGTCGCAGTTCAGCAAA ATGCGTGCTCAAGACTGCCACCAGCAGATGTGGTCACGATCACAACTCTACTTGTCTCAGAATTTCTGTTCCCGAAAGCAGAACCCACCGAGCATTGCCACTGACAGTGAGCGTGTTCCAGCGCTACCAGTCCTGGAGAGGGAAGCTCAGGCGAGTCACTGGGCACACGAGCTGGCAGGGACAGAGCCAGAACAGGCCCAGTGGCAGCACAGCAACATGCGTTAGATCCTTCCACCTCAGGGCTTCGCCGCTCAGCGCTGCTGCAGGCTGA
- the TMEM220 gene encoding transmembrane protein 220 isoform X4 produces the protein MADGQPAGRLWRLCNLLMAAFFGLAAAVQVNDPDAGLWTVVYLVPSALTLLVSINPSITDHGVWRSLCDLHSAGCIVGTIALACSLFAYAQRNILHEEEGSRCLHSVEVKRWLIPRPFRVWNTGMLLCSVLRREMCCGIELFGLVIITIWMSLCRSSAKSPLAGVRLTAAVVVTLFPFVSWLYIYINKEMRASWPTHCKTVI, from the exons ATGGCGGACGGGCAGCCGGCGGGGCGGCTGTGGCGCCTTTGCAACCTCCTCATGGCCGCTTTCTTCGGGCTGGCGGCCGCCGTGCAG GTGAACGACCCCGACGCCGGGCTGTGGACG GTTGTCTACTTAGTGCCATCTGCCCTGACACTGCTCGTCAGCATTAACCCTTCGATAACAG atcaTGGTGTCTGGAGGAGCCTGTGTGACCTTCATTCTGCTGGTTGTATTGTCGGGACCATTGCCTTGGCTTGCTCTTTGTTTGCTTATGCTCAACGGAACATTTTGCATGAAGAGGAAGGCAG CAGGTGCTTGCACAGTGTTGAGGTGAAGCGCTGGCTGATACCGCGGCCGTTCAGGGTCTGGAAcactgggatgctgctgtgctCTGTTTTAAGGAGGGAAATGTGCTGTGGAAT aGAGTTGTTTGGTCTGGTGATTATTACAATATGGATGAGTCTTTGTCGCAGTTCAGCAAA GAGTCCACTGGCTGGAGTTCGCTTGACTGCTGCCGTCGTGGTCACCCTCTTCCCCTTTGTTTCATGGTTGTACATTTATATCAACAAAGAGATGCGAGCATCTTGGCCAACGCACTGTAAAACAGTGATTTAA
- the TMEM220 gene encoding transmembrane protein 220 isoform X6, producing the protein MADGQPAGRLWRLCNLLMAAFFGLAAAVQVNDPDAGLWTVVYLVPSALTLLVSINPSITDHGVWRSLCDLHSAGCIVGTIALACSLFAYAQRNILHEEEGSRCLHSVEVKRWLIPRPFRVWNTGMLLCSVLRREMCCGM; encoded by the exons ATGGCGGACGGGCAGCCGGCGGGGCGGCTGTGGCGCCTTTGCAACCTCCTCATGGCCGCTTTCTTCGGGCTGGCGGCCGCCGTGCAG GTGAACGACCCCGACGCCGGGCTGTGGACG GTTGTCTACTTAGTGCCATCTGCCCTGACACTGCTCGTCAGCATTAACCCTTCGATAACAG atcaTGGTGTCTGGAGGAGCCTGTGTGACCTTCATTCTGCTGGTTGTATTGTCGGGACCATTGCCTTGGCTTGCTCTTTGTTTGCTTATGCTCAACGGAACATTTTGCATGAAGAGGAAGGCAG CAGGTGCTTGCACAGTGTTGAGGTGAAGCGCTGGCTGATACCGCGGCCGTTCAGGGTCTGGAAcactgggatgctgctgtgctCTGTTTTAAGGAGGGAAATGTGCTGTGGAATGTAA
- the ADPRM gene encoding manganese-dependent ADP-ribose/CDP-alcohol diphosphatase has product MEAVPAPLFAFGVITDIQYADAEDGYDFSGCRRRYYRQSLQLLRDAVEAWAVERPPLAFVLQLGDSIDGLNARGGRAGAALERVLAVLGRLPVPVHHTWGNHEFYNFSRAHLAHTGLNSRPAEAVAPAGDCQAYHFSPAARFRLVVVDAYDLSVLGREPDSPRYREALQLLREKNPNKSLNSPTGLKEPQFVEFNGGFSQAQLDWFNEVLKFSDENQEKVVVMGHLPIHPDASDSVCLAWNYEDALSVIHSHRCVVCFLAGHLHDGGYCLDSHGVHHLTLEGVIETPPGSNAFGTVYVYEDKMILKGRGRVSDRVMHFRKW; this is encoded by the exons ATGGAGGCGGTGCCAGCGCCGCTTTTCGCCTTCGGTGTCATCACGGACATCCAGTACGCGGATGCGGAGGACGGATACGACTTCAGCGGGTGCCGGCGGCGGTATTACCGGCAGAGCCTCCAGCTGCTGCGGGACGCTGTGGAGGCGTGGGCTGTGGAGAGGCCGCCGCTCGCCTTCGTGCTGCAGCTGGGCGACAGCATCGACGGGCTCAACGCCcgcggcggccgcgccggggctGCCTTGGAGCGGGTGCTGGCGGTGCTGGGCCGGCTGCCGGTGCCGGTGCATCACACATGGGGCAACCACGAGTTCTATAACTTCAGCCGGGCCCACCTGGCGCATACCGGCCTCAACAGCCGTCCCGCCGAGGCTGTCGCGCCAGCAGGCGACTGCCAGGCCTATCACTTCAGCCCGGCTGCGCGGTTCCGCTTGGTCGTGGTCGACGCCTACGACCTGAGCgtcctgggcagggagcccGACAGCCCCCGCTACCGAGaggccctgcagctgctgcgggAGAAGAACCCCAACAAGAGCCTCAACAGCCCCACAG GACTCAAAGAACCTCAGTTTGTGGAGTTTAATGGAGGATTTAGCCAAGCCCAGCTGGACTGGTTCAATGAAGTCCTCAAGTTCTCTGACgaaaaccaagaaaaagttGTAGTTATGG GTCATCTGCCCATTCACCCAGATGCTTCAGACAGTGTTTGCCTAGCCTGGAATTATGAAGATGCCCTTTCGGTCATACACTCCCATCGGTGCGTAGTTTGCTTTCTCGCAGGGCACCTGCATGATGGTGGCTATTGCTTGGACTCTCATGGAGTTCATCATCTGACTTTGGAAGGGGTTATTGAAACTCCACCAGGAAGCAACGCCTTTGGAACTGTTTATGTCTATGAAGATAAAATGATACtgaagggaaggggcagagtTTCAGACAGAGTTATGCATTTCCGAAAATGGTAA